In a single window of the Bactrocera dorsalis isolate Fly_Bdor chromosome 2, ASM2337382v1, whole genome shotgun sequence genome:
- the LOC105230869 gene encoding neurofilament heavy polypeptide, protein MSEVANNSEIQQNTVPVEQTIVETGETVSANAPTSTEAEISTATEKQVVNDSIEAECASGDAGTSAVEATKPTESSPKVESKKTPVKRTPSKRMSFIERAQKESEELVKNMGGSLELDGGRRTRSSTRGTPTRSSAASTPPPAKKARTSPANASSTPSRGRGRGRKIETSEESEDAKEVAEPKAIKTPEKSKSPKKKQASADKHNNTSKDSAEPEPVAELSVSVEVPEKATENKEEDAVESLSSAEPSEEQTDGKIESETIAEDQQSKDQDVNDAEAGQEISAIPNDSETPMDTSEPVAAEDPIDAAADSEPIKPKETADVEIVPEETTESTTEETATAMEAKDLPSEAMEVDSNSKSSDVELIESTPAAIEPTTNAEESSAPLDEAKISQETVTVEEDTIVKEPVVKPNDVEDVVVVNAEVAPQAPVACEVGSLAPNTNALTANNEACANNVKEDVAVETPATVEVENSPIEVNANNDDGVKPENELCVPKVVSPSINNANTDSTVATIL, encoded by the exons atgtctGAAGTTGCGAATAATAGTGAAATTCAGCAGAACACTGTACCAGTTGAACAGACGATTGTTGAAACGGGGGAAACGGTGTCGGCAAACGCGCCCACGTCGACTGAAGCAGAGATATCAACTGCGACCGAAAAGCAAGTGGTCAACGATAGCATTGAAGCTGAATGTGCGTCAGGCGATGCGGGCACCAGCGCTGTGGAGGCGACCAAACCAACGGAATCCTCACCAAAAGTGGAAAGCAAGAAGACACCC GTGAAACGAACACCTTCAAAGCGGATGTCTTTCATAGAGCGGGCGCAAAAGGAAAGTGAAGAGCTCGTTAAAAATATGGGCGGCAGTTTGGAATTAGATGGTGGTCGGCGCACACGATCAAGCACACGTGGTACACCAACCAGATCTTCAGCAGCGTCCACTCCACCTCCTGCGAAAAAGGCGCGCACGTCTCCGGCAAATGCCAGCAGCACTCCGTCCCGTGGTCGTGGACGTGGGAGAAAAATTGAAACATCGGAAGAATCAGAAGATGCCAAAGAAGTAGCGGAGCCGAAAGCGATTAAAACAccagaaaaatcaaaatcgcctaaaaagaaacaa GCTTCTGCagacaaacacaacaacacatCGAAAGATTCTGCTGAGCCTGAGCCTGTGGCTGAATTATCTGTTTCAGTAGAGGTTCCTGAAAAGGCTACTGAAAACAAAGAAGAAGATGCAGTAGAATCCTTATCAAGTGCGGAACCCTCCGAGGAGCAAACAGATGGTAAAATCGAATCGGAAACTATTGCAGAAGATCAACAGAGCAAAGACCAAGACGTTAACGATGCAGAAGCGGGACAAGAGATATCAGCCATACCTAACGATAGTGAAACACCAATGGACACAAGCGAACCTGTAGCGGCAGAAGATCCAATAGATGCAGCCGCAGATTCGGAGCCGATTAAGCCAAAAGAAACCGCAGATGTTGAAATTGTCCCAGAAGAAACCACAGAATCAACCACCGAAGAAACAGCAACAGCCATGGAAGCAAAAGATTTACCCTCTGAAGCAATGGAAGTCGATTCTAATTCAAAAAGCAGTGATGTCGAGCTAATTGAATCTACACCTGCTGCAATTGAACCAACCACAAATGCGGAAGAAAGCTCTGCGCCGCTTGACGAAGCCAAAATTAGCCAGGAAACGGTAACTGTAGAAGAAGACACAATAGTCAAAGAACCTGTTGTTAAGCCTAATGACGTAGAGGATGTGGTAGTCGTCAACGCAGAAGTTGCTCCACAAGCGCCGGTTGCTTGTGAAGTGGGGAGCTTAGCACCGAATACAAACGCGTTAACTGCAAACAATGAAGCTTGTGCCAATAACGTAAAAGAAGATGTGGCTGTCGAAACCCCCGCCACTGTTGAAGTAGAAAATTCACCAATAGAAGTAAATGCCAACAATGATGATGGTGTAAAGCCAGAAAATGAGTTGT GTGTACCAAAAGTCGTGTCGCCATcaataaataatgcaaatacGGACAGCACCGTGGCAACGATTTTGTAA
- the LOC105230870 gene encoding deoxyhypusine hydroxylase encodes MVTQEQLKAIGAVLNNKERPLKERFRALFTLKNLGGAEAIEEISRGFSDESALLKHELAYCLGQMQDKRAIDILTNVLEDTMQEPMVRHEAGEALGAIGAPEVIPILEQYKEDPVVEVAETCSIALDRVRWLQSGQTVDDKNPYASVDPSPPISGNTNVEDLKAIYLDPNQSLFERYRAMFSLRNLGTTESVLAIAKGLKDRSALFRHEVAFVLGQIQEPCSISYLKDNLEDQNENEMVRHECAEALGAIATEECVNILSRYALDEKRVVKESCEIALDMCEYENSPEFQYADSLGKLST; translated from the coding sequence ATGGTTACTCAGGAGCAGCTGAAAGCCATTGGTGCTGTCTTAAATAATAAGGAACGACCTTTAAAGGAACGTTTTCGAGCTTTATTCACTCTAAAAAATCTTGGAGGTGCTGAGGCGATTGAAGAAATTAGTCGTGGGTTTTCCGATGAATCAGCTTTGCTAAAACATGAACTAGCCTATTGTCTGGGACAGATGCAAGATAAAAGAGCAATAGACATTCTAACAAATGTACTCGAAGATACGATGCAAGAACCTATGGTGAGGCATGAAGCCGGTGAAGCGCTTGGCGCCATTGGTGCACCAGAGGTCATACCAATTCTAGAGCAATACAAGGAAGACCCTGTAGTGGAAGTGGCGGAAACGTGTTCAATCGCATTAGATCGTGTTCGTTGGCTGCAGAGTGGTCAAACAGTAGATGACAAAAATCCCTACGCATCAGTAGATCCTTCGCCTCCGATTAGCGGAAATACAAACGTTGAAGATTTGAAAGCTATTTACTTAGATCCAAATCAGAGCTTATTTGAACGATATCGTGCTATGTTCAGTTTACGAAATTTGGGTACCACGGAAAGTGTTTTGGCTATTGCAAAAGGTTTAAAGGATCGCTCGGCACTGTTTCGCCATGAGGTGGCTTTTGTATTGGGCCAAATTCAAGAACCATGCAGTATTTCTTATTTGAAGGACAACTTAGAAgatcaaaatgaaaatgaaatggtgCGTCATGAATGCGCAGAAGCACTTGGAGCGATTGCTACGGAGGAATGTGTCAACATATTAAGTCGTTATGCGTTGGATGAAAAAAGAGTTGTAAAGGAAAGTTGCGAAATAGCATTAGATATGTGCGAGTACGAGAACAGCCCAGAATTTCAATATGCCGATAGTTTGGGCAAATTAAGCACATAA
- the LOC105230872 gene encoding nucleoside diphosphate kinase, protein MSSRSFNRSFSLINLLGKKAVMIGTILAFFSLFSYAMAANKERTFIMVKPDGVQRGLVGKIVERFEQKGFKLVAMKFTWASKDLLEKHYADLSARPFFPGLVNYMSSGPVVPMVWEGLNVVKTGRQMLGATNPADSLPGTIRGDFCIQVGRNIIHGSDAVESANKEIALWFNEKELVSWQPAAEGWVYE, encoded by the exons ATGTCTTCCCGCTCTTTCAACCGGTCGTTTTCGCTAATCAATTTGCTAGGTAAAAAAGCTGTCATGATTGGTACGATTTTGGCATTCTTCTCTTTGTTCTCGTACGCAATGGCAGCAAATAAGGAGCGCACTTTCATCATGGTGAAACCCGATGGAGTCCAACGTGGACTCGTCGGCAAGATCGTCGAGCGCTTTGAGCAGAAGGGCTTCAAATTGGTGGCCATGAAATTCACATGG GCATCAAAGGATCTTTTGGAGAAGCACTATGCCGATTTGTCTGCTCGTCCCTTCTTCCCCGGTTTGGTCAACTACATGAGCTCCGGCCCAGTGGTTCCCATGGTTTGGGAGGGTTTGAATGTTGTGAAGACTGGTCGTCAAATGTTGGGAGCTACTAACCCAGCTGACTCCTTGCCTGGAACCATCCGTGGTGATTTCTGTATCCAAGTCGGTCGTAATATTATCCATGGCTCGGACGCTGTTGAATCAGCAAATAAGGAAATTGCTCTTTGGTTCAATGAGAAGGAGCTGGTTTCATGGCAGCCAGCTGCTGAAGGTTGGGTATATGAATAA
- the LOC125775246 gene encoding uncharacterized protein LOC125775246, with the protein MSETSETILSISLLKNSIETILTNIEELERIKSDNGDWGIHVNRLKQQTEKLIEKVESAPLEQLTKVLKKRKLKRQRKKYKLKQIKADAKNRTTSQNKKSERISNIQQSNKYPSNPSYVRDISSVKKCHHIRLLKQHDAQRFLRTFDLLKKLHFSRGQNVHNTKEFAEQLRDLRIFWGKILDENNIECTQERHVEDQWNETIFGSAEHSCYDGEQKISDFLRIRRIWDSYLTRSKNGSSIPVGWIFPSENASSEWQQYRII; encoded by the coding sequence ATGTCTGAAACTAGTGAAACAATTTTAAGTATCTCGCTGTTAAAAAACAGTATTGAAACTATACTTACAAATATTGAAGAATTAGAAAGGATTAAATCCGATAACGGAGATTGGGGAATACATGTGAATAGATTGAAGCAACAAACAGAAAAGTTAATAGAGAAAGTGGAGAGTGCGCCGTTAGAACAATTAACTAAGGTGTTGaagaaaagaaaactaaaacgTCAacgaaagaaatataaattaaaacaaatcaaAGCTGATGCTAAAAATAGAACTACATCCCAAAACAAGAAATCAGAGAGAATCTCAAACATTCAACAAAGTAATAAATATCCTTCGAATCCGTCTTATGTTAGAGACATATCTTCCGTAAAAAAGTGTCATCATATTCGTTTGTTGAAGCAACATGATGCTCAACGTTTTCTCCGAacatttgatttattaaaaaagctaCATTTTTCACGTGGTCAGAACGTGCATAATACAAAAGAATTTGCTGAACAACTACGTGATTTGCGAATATTTTGGGGAAAAATATTAGATGAAAATAACATAGAATGTACACAAGAACGGCACGTAGAGGATCAATGGAATGAGACTATTTTCGGATCCGCCGAACATTCCTGCTATGACGGTGAACAAAAAATAAGCGACTTCCTACGAATACGGCGCATTTGGGATAGCTACTTGACGCGTAGTAAAAATGGTTCTTCTATACCTGTTGGTTGGATTTTTCCTAGTGAAAACGCCAGTTCAGAATGGCAGCAATACCGAATCATTTGA
- the LOC105230871 gene encoding tubulin-specific chaperone A, translated as MADPRLRQLTIKTGVVKRLTKEKTVCEKEVVTEQNRLERFKGEGADEHVLKKQEEVIAECLMMLPDTLRRLRKELETLEKFLSEEEELKETKEYETAIQVVNDAKEVLAKKD; from the exons ATGGCCGATCCACGTTTACGACAATTGACAATTAAAACGGGCGTTGTGAAACGTTTGACAAAGGAGAAAACAGTTTGTGAAAAGGAAGTGGTTACAGAGCAGAACCGTTTGGAAAGATTCAAGGGTGAAGGTGCAGATGAGCACGTTctaaaaaaacaagaagaagtaATAGCTGAGTGTCTTATGATGCTTCCAGATACATTACGCAG ATTAAGAAAAGAGTTAGAAACTCTTGAAAAATTCTTGTCAGAGGAAGAAGAACTGAAGGAAACAAAAGAGTACGAAACTGCAATACAGGTTGTAAATGATGCCAAGGAAGTGCTTGCTAAAAAGGATTAA
- the LOC105230873 gene encoding elongation factor 1-alpha 2 yields MGKEKTHINIVVIGHVDSGKSTTTGHLIYKCGGIDKRTIEKFEKEAQEMGKGSFKYAWVLDKLKAERERGITIDIALWKFETQKYYVTIIDAPGHRDFIKNMITGTSQADCAVLIVAAGTGEFEAGISKNGQTREHALLAFTLGVKQLIVGVNKMDSTEPPYSEARYEEIKKEVSSYIKKIGYNPASVAFVPISGWHGDNMLEPSEKMPWFKGWTVERKEGKVEGKCLIDALDAIMPPQRPTDKPLRLPLQDVYKIGGIGTVPVGRVETGILKPGMVVNFAPVNLVTEVKSVEMHHEALSEALPGDNVGFNVKNVSVKELRRGYVAGDSKNCPPKGAADFTAQVIVLNHPGQIANGYTPVLDCHTAHIACKFAEIKEKCDRRTGKTTETDPKAIKSGDAAIIMLVPTKPLCVESFQEFPPLGRFAVRDMRQTVAVGVIKSVTFKETTSGKVTKAAEKAQKKK; encoded by the exons ATGGGTAAGGAGAAGACTCATATTAATATTGTCGTGATTGGTCATGTCGACTCGGGTAAGTCCACCACCACCGGTCATTTGATTTACAAGTGTGGCGGCATTGATAAGCGTACGATTGAGAAATTCGAGAAGGAAGCTCAGGAAATGGGTAAGGGCTCATTTAAGTATGCCTGGGTTTTAGATAAACTGAAAGCCGAGCGTGAGCGTGGCATTACCATTGATATTGCTTTGTGGAAATTTGAGACGCAAAAATACTATGTGACCATCATTGATGCACCTGGACATCGTGATTTCATCAAGAACATGATTACCGGTACTTCGCAAGCCGATTGTGCGGTATTGATTGTGGCGGCCGGTACCGGTGAATTCGAAGCCGGCATCTCCAAGAATGGTCAGACGCGCGAACATGCACTACTGGCATTCACTTTGGGTGTTAAGCAATTGATTGTTGGTGTGAATAAGATGGATTCCACTGAGCCGCCGTACAGCGAGGCACGCTATGAGGAAATCAAGAAGGAGGTTTCATCGTACATCAAGAAGATCGGCTATAACCCAGCATCGGTGGCTTTCGTACCGATTTCCGGTTGGCATGGCGACAATATGCTTGAACCATCTGAGAAGATGCCTTGGTTCAAGGGTTGGACTGTGGAACGCAAAGAGGGTAAAGTGGAGGGCAAGTGCTTGATTGATGCGCTGGACGCAATAATGCCACCGCAGCGGCCCACCGACAAACCATTGCGTTTGCCATTGCAAGACGTCTACAAGATTGGCGGTATCGGCACCGTACCAGTGGGACGTGTGGAAACTGGTATACTGAAACCAG GTATGGTGGTGAATTTCGCACCAGTTAATTTGGTAACCGAAGTCAAGTCTGTTGAGATGCATCACGAGGCACTCTCCGAAGCTTTGCCCGGTGACAATGTGGGCTTCAATGTGAAGAACGTTTCCGTTAAGGAGTTGCGTCGTGGCTACGTAGCTGGTGATTCTAAAAATTGTCCCCCGAAAGGAGCCGCTGACTTTACAGCTCAG GTGATTGTCCTTAATCATCCTGGCCAAATTGCCAATGGTTATACTCCGGTTTTGGATTGTCACACCGCTCATATTGCTTGCAAATTTGCTGAAATCAAAGAGAAATGCGATCGTCGTACCGGCAAGACCACCGAAACTGATCCGAAAGCTATCAAATCCGGTGATGCGGCTATTATTATGCTTGTGCCAACCAAGCCGTTATGCGTTGAAAGTTTCCAAGAGTTTCCGCCGCTCGGGCGTTTCGCTGTACGCGACATGAGACAAACGGTCGCAGTGGGGGTCATTAAGTCAGTCACCTTTAAAGAGACAACCTCGGGTAAAGTCACAAAAGCCGCCGAGAAGGCACAGAAGAAGAAATAA
- the LOC105230875 gene encoding nucleolar protein 16: MKIRKNHQRKRYRYNVNRKTMRKTRESTGKIKDPEMKKLWIETKRNKNFHEMGLSSDPNKTVPIPNFKQHRLKSVKIVNGFIEEEIDDEELNEKIIDRPRGYVIEQLEADAAAPREKLLRLPKNSIDHLSYFLDKYKFNYKDMVTDRRNYLQWTWKQFRMKIKKFMSIPEQFDEYLKQRNLKPGVKPAWEEYDSDSEWK, translated from the exons atgaaaattcggAAAAATCATCAACGTAAGCGTTATCGCTACAATGTCAATAGAAAAACTATGAGAAAAACTCGGGAATCCACGGGGAAAATAAAAGA tCCTGAAATGAAGAAACTTTGGATTGAAACAAAACGTAATAAAAACTTCCACGAAATGGGTCTTTCTTCTGATCCCAATAAAACGGTACCAATTCCAAATTTCAAACAACACCGTCTAAAAAGCGTGAAAATAGTAAACGGTTTTATTGAAGAAGAAATAGATGATGAAgaacttaatgaaaaaataatagatcGACCAAGAGGCTATGTCATAGAACAATTAGAAGCGGACGCAGCTGCGCCTAGAGAAAAGCTCCTAAG ACTGCCTAAAAACTCTATAGACCATTTGAGTTACTTTCTGGACAAGTATAAATTTAACTACAAAGATATGGTGacagatagacgaaattacttGCAGTGGACATGGAAACAGTTTcggatgaaaataaaaaaatttatgtcaaTACCTGAACAGTTTGATGAGTATTtgaaacaaagaaatttaaagccAGGCGTAAAACCAGCGTGGGAAGAATATGATTCAGACAGTGAATGGAAGTAA
- the LOC105230876 gene encoding cleavage stimulation factor subunit 1, with amino-acid sequence MRDIEILDPRNLVKNREILYRLIISQLMYDGLEKFAMELSMLVKADECAPSERLLHVMIAGMQATTEKPIAPKDDVLPGIDLEFEPEASALAPEPASYETAYVTSHKQSCRAGAFSHDGTLVATGSVDASIKILDVERMLAKSAPEDIEPGREQQGHPVIRTLYDHTDEVAYLEFHPKEHILASGSRDGTVKLFDIAKPSVKKAHKVFTDCEPVTCLSFHPTGDYMAIGTEHFVLRVYDVHTSQCFVSAIPSQQHKAAVTCVKFAPTAKLYATGSLDGAIKIWDGVSGRCINTIPEAHAGAEICSLEFTRNGKYLLSSGKDSLVYLWELCTSRPVQTYTGAGTTGKQEHNTQAVFNHTEDYVLFPDEATTSLCSWNSRNGGRLNLMSLGHNGPVRFITHSPNSPAFLTCSDDFRARFWYRRSTNQ; translated from the exons atGCGTGATATTGAGATTTTAGATCCCAGAAATTTAGTGAAGAACCGTGAGATTCTTTACAGACTTATTATAAG TCAATTGATGTACGATGGACTGGAGAAGTTTGCAATGGAACTTTCTATGTTGGTAAAAGCAGATGAATGCGCCCCCAGTGAACGTTTATTACACGTTATGATCGCCGGCATGCAGGCTACTACCGAAAAACCAATTGCACCTAAGGACGACGTTCTACCTGGAATCGATTTGGAATTTGAGCCCGAGGCGTCTGCACTTGCGCCCGAACCGGCTTCATATGAAACTGCTTATGTTACTTCACATAAGCAGTCTTGTCGTGCTGGTGCATTTAGTCACGATGGTACACTAGTTGCCACAGGCAGTGTAGATgcaagtataaaaattttagatgTCGAGCGCATGTTGGCTAAATCGGCACCAGAAGACATAGAGCCAGGTCGCGAGCAACAAGGACATCCCGTTATACGTACGCTTTATGACCATACAGACGAAGTAGCTTATTTGGAGTTCCATCCTAAAGAACATATACTTGCTTCCGGTTCAAGAGATGGTACCGTAAAACTTTTTGATATTGCCAAACCTTCAGTGAAAAAGGCGCATAAAGTATTCACTGATTGCGAACCCGTAACCTGTTTGTCATTTCATCCCACGGGTGATTATATGGCAATTGGCACAGAACATTTTGTTTTGCGTGTCTATGATGTACACACATCACAATGTTTTGTGAGTGCCATACCGTCGCAGCAACATAAAGCAGCGGTAACCTGCGTGAAATTTGCACCCACGGCGAAGTTATATGCCACAGGGAGTTTAGATGGTGCAATAAAAATATGGGACGGTGTCAGCGGACGCTGCATTAATACCATACCGGAGGCACATGCGGGCGCAGAAATTTGTTCACTGGAATTCACCAGGAATGGAAAG TATTTGCTTTCATCTGGAAAAGACTCACTGGTCTATTTATGGGAGTTGTGCACCAGTCGCCCAGTACAAACATACACTGGTGCTGGAACTACTGGCAAACAGGAACACAATACACAGGCAGTATTCAATCACACCGAAGATTATGTGCTCTTTCCCGATGAAGCCACCACATCTCTATGTTCGTGGAATTCTCGCAACGGTGGTCGCTTGAATTTGATGTCACTAGGCCATAATGGTCCAGTACGTTTTATAACACATTCACCTAACTCGCCGGCATTTTTAACATGCTCAGATGATTTCCGTGCACGCTTTTGGTACCGCCGTTCAACGAATCAGTAG